The nucleotide sequence TCCGTTTATTGTGTTAGAAACTGCGGATCTCAATGCAGCAGTTGCAGCCGCTGTTACAGCACGAATGTTAAACAATGGACAATCTTGTATTGCAGCCAAACGGTTTATTTTAATGTCAAGTATTGCCGATGAATTTGAAAGTCGGATGGCGGAAAAATTTGCCGCTTTAAAAATCGGTGATCCGATGTTACCCGATACCGAAGTGGGGCCGTTAGCAACTCCAGATATTTTAACGGAGTTGGATGATCAAGTTCAACGCTGTGTTGAATTGGGAGCCAAAGTATTAACCGGAGGTCAACCTTTAGAACGTCCAGGGAATTTTTATCCGCCAACTATTTTAACCCAAATTCCTGAAGGAGCCCCTGCTTACAGTGAAGAATTCTTTGGGCCGGTGGCGTTAATCTTTCGCGTCAATTCTTTAGATGAAGCCATTACCCTTGCTAATAGTACCATCTTTGGTTTAGGCGCTAGTGCTTGGACAACAAATCAAGCTGAACAAAAGCGTTTAATTCGAGAAGTAGAAGCGGGTGCGGTCTTTATTAATGGTTTAGTTAAATCCGATCCTCGCTTACCCTTTGGAGGGATCAAACGTTCCGGTTACGGACGGGAATTGAGCAGCCAAGGAATTCACGAATTTGTGAATATTAAAAGCGTTTGGATTAAATAGCGCACAAGAAACCGGGTTTATGACCGGAGTTTAGGACATAAAATCAAGATTTTCGTTCATAAACAAGAAACCGGGTTTATGACCGGAGTTTAGGACATAAAATCAAGATTTTCGTTCATAAACCCGGTTTCTAAATTGGGTGTACAAATATCAAATTCCATTCTTATTAAAAATTATGAACACAGCACAATTGTTAGTTAAATGTTTAGAAAATGAAGGGGTCGAGTATATTTTTGGGGTTCCTGGGGAAGAAAATATGCAAATCCTGGAATGCTTAAAAACCTCCTCGATCAAATTTATTACCACTCGTCATGAACAAGGCGCTGCATTTATGGCCGATGTTTATGGTCGCTTAACGGGACGCGCTGGAGTTTGTTTATCAACATTAGGCCCTGGAGCCACTAATTTAATGACCGGGGTTGCGGATGCGAATTTAGATGGAGCACCGTTAGTTGCCATTACGGGTCAAGTGGGAACAGATCGAATGCACATTGAATCCCATCAATATTTAGATTTAGTGGCAATGTTTGCCCCGGTTACTAAATGGAATGCTCAAATTGTTCGCCCTAGTATTACCCCAGAAATTGTCAGAAAAGCGTTTAAAATAGCTCAAGCCGAAAAACCAGGAGCCGTGCATATTGATCTCCCCGAAAATATTGCCAGTATGGAGGTCGAAGGCTATCCTTTAAAACAAGATAAGCGAGAAAAAGTTTATTCTGCTTATCAAAGTATGAATGATGCAGCGATCGCTATTTCTAAAGCCAATAATCCCTTAATATTAGTGGGAAATGGAGCAATTCGGGGAAATGCAAGTGCAGCTTTAACAGAATTTGCCACCCAACTGAATATTCCGGTTGTGAATACGTTTATGGGAAAAGGGATGATTCCTTATACCCATCCTTTGGCATTATGGACAACAGGCTTACAATTGCGGGATTATATTAGTTGTGGGTTTGATAAAGCCGATTTGATCATTGCTGTTGGCTATGATTTAATTGAATATTCCCCGAAAAAATGGAATCCCCAAGGCAAAATTCCGATTATTCATATTGGTGAAACTTCCGCAGAAGTCGATAGTAGTTATATTCCCATTGCTGAAATTATTGGGGATATTTCTGACTCTCTCCATGAAATTTTAAGACGTTCAGACCGTACCGGAAAACTCGAACCCTATGCCTTAAAATTAAGAACGGATCTTCGCAAAGATTACGAATATTATGCCAATGATGATGGCTTTCCCATTAAACCCCAAAAAATTATTTATGATTTGCGTCAAGTTATGGGGCCAGAAGATATCGTAATTTCTGATGTCGGCGCTCATAAAATGTGGATGGCGAGACATTATCATTGTGAACGTCCGAATACTTGCTTAATTTCTAATGGATTTGCTGCCATGGGAATTGCCATTCCCGGTGCAGTTGCCGCTAAATTAGTCTATCCTGATCGCAAAGTGGTAGCGGTGACAGGAGATGGCGGATTTATGATGAATAATCAGGAATTGGAAACCGCCTTACGAGTGGGAACTCCCTTTGTTACCTTAATCTTTAATGATGGCGGTTATGGATTAATTGAATGGAAACAAAATGACCAGTTTGGCGAATCCTGTTTCATCAAATTTAATAATCCTGATTTTGTTAAATTTGCCGAAAGTATGGGATTAAAAGGTTATCGCGTTCAAGCAACAACGGATTTAGTTCCAATTCTCAAAGAAGCCTTAAACCAAGACGTTCCTGTTGTGATTGATTGCCCCGTTGACTATAACGAAAACTCACGTTTTAGTCAACGTTCTGGCGGGTTATGTTGTCCTATTTAACCCCGTTGTTGTGCTTTAGTATCCCAATAGTTATTCTGCTTTAGCACTATCATTTCTAACTCAAATACGATAAAAATAGCTTTGTGCGATTTCACCAATATTCGGATAAAGCTATTTTTATAAAACCTGTTATGGTATAATATAATTAATGCAGCCCTAATCGTACTTTGGCTAAAGCCTTAGAAGCAATTTTAGCTCAAGAAGATTATGAACTACCCTGTTTAGTTTGTCATTTGTAATTTTATTTTTCTAGTAATTAAGATGTCTCAAACAGCCATTACTAAAAGAATTACCACCATTAGCGAAGCAGAAAAGCAATTTAATTTAATTCGTAGTGCGGATATTAATTTTTTCATAGAATGGACGGAAGATACAATTAATCTAACTGACTCTGAGAAAGCAGTATTAGATAGAATTAAAGCCCGATATCGCTATCATCGAGCCAATGGACATCTAGCTGAAGGGTTAGTTAATCTCGTAGTTTTATCGCCCTTGCTGGAATTAGCTGGTTTTTACGATCCTCCATTTCAGATGCAAGGAGAAGTTGCTGTTGAAATTAGTACATCAGTAGCTACGAATGAAGTATCAGAGGAAATTTTACGGGGAAGAATTGATTTTTTAGTGGTATCAAGAGGATTTTGGATAGTGGTATTAGAATCTAAGGGAACTGAAATTAATCTCGATATGGCAATTCCTCAAACTTTAGCTTATATGATGGGTAATTCTGATGTTAAACAACCTGTATTTGGTATGGTGACTAATGGGGGAGAGTTCTTTTTTATTAAGCTAAATCGTCAAGGAACACCCCAATATGATATTTCTCGTATTTTTTCCCATTTACCTTTACAGAATGAGCTTTATGATGTGCTAAAAATCTTGAAACGATTAGGAAATAATATTACAGAAATTTGATACATTTTTAATTAGGAGTTAAGGATGAAAATTGCAACTTGGAATATTAATTCAATTAGAACCCGAAAAGATCATATTGTGCAATGGTTACAAACTAATCCTGTTGACATTCTGTGTTTACAAGAAACAAAAGTGATTGATAAAGATTTCCCGCATTCATTTTTTGAAGACCTGGGTTATCAGATTTATATTTATGGTCAAAAAGCTTATAATGGGGTAGCAATTTTCAGCAAAATTCCCTTAGAGTCTGTTCATTTGGGATTTTCAGGATTTTTAAATACTGAAAAAGCTCAAGAATTTGATGAGCAAAAACGAGTTTTAACGGGAATTGTTAATGGTATTGCGATTGTAAATTTATATGTTCCCAATGGTTCCAGTATTGATAGCGATAAATATCAATATAAATTAAATTGGTTAAATTGTCTCAAAGATTATTTAAAAATTTTGTTAACTCAAACTAAAAATATTTGTATTTGTGGGGATTTTAATATTGCTTTAGAAGATATTGATATTCATAACCCCAAAAATCGAGAAACTCATATTATGGCGAGTGATGCTGAACGTCAAGCCTTACAATCAATATTAGAATTAGGCTTTCAAGACGCCTTTCGCAAGTTCACAACCGAAGGTGGACAGTTTAGCTGGTGGGACTATCGCCAAGCCTCCTTCCGACGCAATAGTGGATGGCGCATTGATACCCATTATTTAACCTCCTCCCTCTACGAAGTCGCCAGCAATTCTATCATCGATAAAATCCCTAGAACCTGGGAACAGCCGAGTGATCACACCCCTGTTATCTTAACGCTGGAGTGAGCTAAAAAACAAGCTTTCAGAACCATGACCCAGTAAAACCGAGAAGCCTTAGTCCAGTTTTTAAAGTCTTTGTAAATTTTGGCAGACATAATCTTCAGTCAAGGGTGCAAATAGGGTAATATAATAGTTTGTGCAAAATCTTCATTAATCTAGGCTCATGGCTGTACCCAAGAAGAAAATGTCCAGGTCGAGACGCGATATGCGGAAGGCGACTTGGAAGCGGAAAGCAAGACTACAAGCTGAAAAGGCGTTATCCCTCGGTAAGTCCGTTCTCACAGGTCGTTCTACAGGATTTTACTATCCCCCTGACGACGCAGAAGCAGGCGACGAAGAATAAACGATTACACTGTGCGAAACGACAGCAAAATAAAGGCGAGGACGTTTCCCTGTTAGGGTAAAGATACCTCGCCTTTATGGTTTTTAGAGGGGATCTCGATCAAATTATTTTATCTGACTTTACTATTTCAAGAACCTTGGTCTATAATTACTGAACACCTAAAACCCGACACCCTGGGGTGAGGCTTGTCCTCACCCCACCCCCAAGTTTTAAACAGCATTACGATTATCAATAAGTTATAAATTACAGTGTTAGTTGTCTAACTACTATGATTCCTTTTTGAGCTAACTGACGAGCTTGAGAACTACCCGGTAATATGTGATTTCCATTAGAAGCAATCCAGTGAAAAGATTTGGGTTCTTGATTCAATTCAGGGGCATCATTGATGAGAAAATCTTTTAACCATTGAAGCTTATTCAGAACAGACTTTACTTCATCTGTTTTAGCAGTATGTACTTCGATAAAATAAGTTTTACCATTATATCCAACTGCATAGTCCCAACGTGAAGCATTAGGATATTTTGATCTAACTGCTGTATCAATATCAACACTTCCTTCACATTTCTTAGGATCATTAGGATTGACTTTGGTACTATTTGAACCTAGAGCTTTTAATCCTTTTTTAAAATCATTCTTTAATAAAGGTGTATTCTCAATCGCTTTCTTAAAACTCATTCCTTCTCCTGAACCGCTTGGGAAACAACATCCGATGCCTGACTACTAAAGCTAGTTAATCCCCCCCAGTTGGCGATCGCAGGGTCAGGATCAAATGGATCTAAAGATGAAATATTACGGACATAAACACCGTCTTCTTTTTGGTCAAAATAGTAGGTCAAAAAAGTCTTGTGATTGAGAATATCCTCAAATAATTTTGTAGTTAGGGCAGACGGCTTCAGAGCAAAAAGTTGATAAAGATTTTTGGGATCAGCCTTCTGTTCTCGTAAGAAACGAATAGCCCAAACCGCTTCTAAAAGTACAGGAGAATGAGTTGAAATCAGTAAGCGATATCCTCGATGCAAAAGTTCCAAGCACATCAAAATTACTGATAAAATTGCTTGAGGATGCAATCCCATTTCGGGTTCTTCAATGACGACCCAATCTATATCAGACTTTTTAGATGCTTTTGATATCGGCATTAGCCAATAAAGACCTAAAAGTAAAGGCATAAATTCTCGTTGTCCAGCAGACCAAGACATGAAGGATAAGCGATTTCCATTCATATTCATTTGGATGCTTTTACTCATTCCAGTGGTGTTAAGTTCTAGCTGGGCACCGTGAAAAATACTCTGATCTAGTACATCACGAAGTTCTTGTTTAAGACGACCTTTCTGAGGAAAGATTGGGCTACCTTTATTACCCAAACCTTGTTGCATGAGTAGCAATAAATGATCGCTAAAATTGCGAACGACATAGGGAGCTCCATTAAAGCTGCGAAACAATCGAGGCCATCCATTTTCAAGAGTAAGCACACGATGGGCTGGCATAAAGAAAAGCTGCTCTTTTTTTCGGCTATTTTCGTTCAATAATTGCTCTAAATCTATACTTTTGTCATTGCTATATATTTCTGTGTTTTTACTCCAGATATTCCGCATTCCATCTCCGAAATACAACTCGATTAAATTATTTATATCTCCTTCCCAGTCATAGCCATTTTTTTTGATCGTATGCACAATATCTCCACTATCAAGTAAGAGTTTTATTAATTGCAATAAAATACTTTTTCCAGTAGCTTGAGGGCCAATGAATAAAGTTAAATCGCCAAATTCTATGTCTGCTTTTTTAATTTGTCCTAAATTAGTAAGGTTAAGTTTTTTCATTCTTTTATCTATTGATTGTAAAGAACAAATGAGATTGATTTTAAATTAATATTAAAACCCAATTTCTTAATTGTATCATATTTTAGGAAATTGTATCACAACTAGAAACTGGGTTTTAGGCAATTAAAATTTGTAATTGCGATCGCGCACCCACAAACTAACTGGAATTGCTTTTCCTTGAGCATTAACTTTGACTTCTACAACAAAAGATTGTCGATCTTTCATTTGAGCTTCTGTAATTGTACTATTAACTTCTTCTCGTTGATTTTCTGGCATATAATATCGTTCTAAACCATATTCAATGCTCCATCCTGTTGATTTTCCTTGTAAAGCAATTTGATTATTAGATAAATTCTGGGGATATTCTGCACTAACTTTTATCGGTTTCCAAGCTGGGGGATGTTGAGATTTTGTTGCATCTTTGGGTTGTTCTAAGGTGACATAAATTAGACTTCCTGGCGGCAAATATTTCTCGGCTTTAGCGATTTGTTTCCAACCGGGAAGTCCCTGGAGAGTATCAAGATTAGAAATATCATAACTCAGGGTTTGATAATATCCTCGAAAAAAGTCATAGGGGTCAACGGGTGCGGTTTGTAATACCACAGTTTTTCCGGTTATCTGAGTATAAAAGGCTTGAGAAGGAACCGCTAAAATTAGGATTAATTGAAATAATAACGGTGTCCAAAATTTCCAAGCAGAAATTTGTTTTTTAACAACAGGAGGCTGATTTAAAACAACAGAAGGTTGAGGTTCATTCAGGTTATAAGGATTCATGAATTTTACTCCTAAAATATAGAAAGATTAACGATTTTGGATTTTAGCAACGGCTAATAAATGGCGTTCAAACCATAACCCCGCTATAATTACCCCGACACCACATAAGGTAAACACAAAGGCTTTTAGAATCAATTCGGTATTGTATTCAAAGGTGCGACTCATGATTTGGGAAACTAATAAAATCATGCCTCCCCAAAAGGCAAATCGTTGAGTTTGTGCAAGTCCAATTCTAATTAATCCGGCTGCTAATAAAAACATCTGGACGTTAAACAAAAATGTTGCAAGTTCAGGAATAGGATGAATTTGCAAATGCCAAAAACAGATTAATCCCGTTAATCCTAAAAATCCTGCAATTACGCTGGTGACGGAATCAAATCCCCATTTATTGGGATGAATAGCACTAGGTTTAACCAGTTGAAACCATTGTAAAAACAGAATTCCCAAAAAGATGACAAAATCAATTAAAACAAAGTTGCTAATTGGTATTAAACTGGAATTTTCTGAATAAAGATTCTGCCACATTCCATTAAAAGAGAAAACAAAAAATAAAATTGCTAACAGAATAATGGATAGGGTTCGGGATGTAGGTTGAAAGCGTCTACTGTCAATAGTCGGCCATAAACTATCATCATAACTCCATAGTAAAGCGGGAGTAAAGATTGATAAAATTGCAAAAATAAATCCTTCGGATAAATTAGAATTAACCAAAGGTAAAATACTAATCTGTAAAGCCGGAATTAGAATCAATAAAGTCATCACAAATAGAACACGGGACTGACACCAATAAGCCAGGGGAATTAACAAAAATCCGGCAATTAATGGGGTATGTTCTAAGACTAAATGCAAGATAGAAAATTCTTGCTGTGAGAATAAATTAGAGGTTCCTGTCCAATATCCTATTGCATACAATAGTAGTCCTAAAAATCCTAAAGATGTGAGTTGCAAACTATAGGACATTGCTAATACCCCAATTCCCCACACCAGAAAGAGTTCATAGGGAGAACCACTTTGATGAAAAATTTGTCCCATTAAGGCAATATTTGCCCCTAAAATTAATGCGCCAAAGAGTAATAATCCTTCTCCTAAACGTCGTTTTCTTCCGACTTGAAAAGACTCTGATGGCTGTTTCCATAAATAAAAGCCAGCCGCATTGACTCCAATAAATAAACTCAGAAGTAGGATAACTTTAACTACTTTTGACCAGTCTTGCCAATTCGCTGCGACAAAGGTAATTACACCTAACCCTAATAGAATGCTGCCTAAACCGATTAGAATCATCACAAATCGGCTACTGGCGGCTGTTTCAAGATGATCAAATTGATAGCGTGTTGCTAACTGTTGATAAACAGAATCATCAATAATCTGTTCTTCCTGCCACAGTTTGGCTTCTTGACGAAGTTGATGTCGGAATTTTTCGTTGATCATTTCATTTGAAGTAATATAAAACAATGTTAGGAGAATTAGATGGCTGTTGATCCGAGGGATAGAATCGTATTTTAGTTTTAACCTAGATATTCGGAAAGTACAATTCTTGTTGTAATTGAAAATCAAGGTTAATAGTTCAGGTCTGTGACAGATAGTTAACTTGCACAGGAAAAAGAAAAACCGAAATACCCAAAAATCTAGCTACAAGTTTTTAATTGCCTATTGCCTATTGCCTGCTTTAGAAGCTAGAAAAGTCAGCATTTTTTCAAAGACTTGGATAGCAAGTTCTGATCCGTTATCTCTAGTAAAAATATCATAATTGGGATGGGAGTTAGCCTCAATAAACCAATATTGTCCATGCTCATCTACTGCAATATCTAACCCAGTATAGTCTAAATTTAATTCTTGAAAAATAGGTTGACAAAACGTTTCAATTTCTGATATAATTTGACAGTTATCAATATATTTTGCTTGCGCTCCTTCCCAATGTAAAGGGCTTAAATTTCCGGTAAATATTGCCTGACTAATATCTTTTTCATAGAGTAAGATTAATTTTCGATTTAAAAAGATGGCTCGATATTCCCGTTTAATGACAATATATTCTTGAGCAATAGCAATATAATCATAATTTTTATCATGAATATTAAAAATTGTGGTTAATGCGGTTTCAATTTCTTCAAAACTTTTACATAAAAAAACATTGTGTCCACTGGAACCAGAATTTCGTTTAACAATTACGGAAAATTTAAAAATTCTCTTAATTTCTTGAGCAATCTCAGGAATTGTTTTAAACTTTAAATACTCTTGATATTTTTCATCACAAAATGGGGAAAGAAAACCAGATGTTTTCGGAATTTTAATTTTTTCCTTTAAAATGGAGTAAGTATATTCCTTATCTTTGAGAATTTTAAAAACAGATTGATCGACAAAAGGGGTACTATAATTACAGAAATAGTAATTTTTATTAAGCTTAATTTTAACTAAATTCTCATGATCATGGAGGATTTCATAAGCTATATTGAGATTATGGCAAGCTTGTAGTAATAACCGAATATTATTTAACATATAGCGGTGTGCGATCGCATGAGGTACATTAATAAGATGTATAAAGGCGATCAGGGAGCGATCGCAGAAAAATAACAACAATGAGTAAACCCATGCTGAATATCTTGAAAAGTAATATTGAATACGCTTTCATTTGTTTTTCCCTAACCTTTACTTCTATTGTACCTTACGCGATCGCCTACCGCTAGATCTTGTTTCTGATTCTTGATTGCTAAAAACCAAGATCAAATTTACACCATTTATTGGCTCTAACTGTCTGATTAGTTGACATCCACACTCCATGATTACTTCTTATTGCTAGCACCCAAGGTAATTTCACTTTGTCTAATGTACTGATAAACGAACTACTTTGTCATTAGCTATACTGACTTATAGCGACTTAGAAACAAAATTACGCAAATTCTCAAAAAATTTTTTATTCACTCTAATTTAGAGGTAATCACCTCAATCGGACGCAATACTTTATCATTGACTCGAAATCCTTGACGAACAACTTTTGTAATGGTTTGAGGCGACCGATATTAAATAGTTTTGGGATAAGAGTTTTTTTGTTAGAGAGCGATCAACCTGGATTAAGCCAAAGCCGTGTAATAAATTTGACAAAAATTCAAAAATTGATTAGGCTAATTACTTAGCCCCTTAACCTAAAAAAAGCTTAATGCCAACAACCTTACACAAGTTGAACAGCAAGCAAAATAAGACACTTGAGGCGATCTTCAAAAATCCTGTCTCGGCGAGTATCGTCTGGACGGAGGTAGAAAGACTGCTTCAAGCGTTAGGAGGTCAAATTCAGCTTGGAGGAGGTTCACGGGTTAGCGTACTGCTTAATAATACTGTGGCAACCTTTCATAAACCCCACCCTAGAAAGGAGACTGATAAGGGCGCTGTGGTGGCTGTACGCAAATTCTTAAAAAATGCAGGCATTCAGCCATGATTACCTAAAGTAAGATAGGGGGGTGGGGTTATCCGTCCCCCACTTTTATCTAAAAGAAAGCAAAATATTAAGA is from Planktothrix serta PCC 8927 and encodes:
- a CDS encoding acetolactate synthase large subunit, with the protein product MNTAQLLVKCLENEGVEYIFGVPGEENMQILECLKTSSIKFITTRHEQGAAFMADVYGRLTGRAGVCLSTLGPGATNLMTGVADANLDGAPLVAITGQVGTDRMHIESHQYLDLVAMFAPVTKWNAQIVRPSITPEIVRKAFKIAQAEKPGAVHIDLPENIASMEVEGYPLKQDKREKVYSAYQSMNDAAIAISKANNPLILVGNGAIRGNASAALTEFATQLNIPVVNTFMGKGMIPYTHPLALWTTGLQLRDYISCGFDKADLIIAVGYDLIEYSPKKWNPQGKIPIIHIGETSAEVDSSYIPIAEIIGDISDSLHEILRRSDRTGKLEPYALKLRTDLRKDYEYYANDDGFPIKPQKIIYDLRQVMGPEDIVISDVGAHKMWMARHYHCERPNTCLISNGFAAMGIAIPGAVAAKLVYPDRKVVAVTGDGGFMMNNQELETALRVGTPFVTLIFNDGGYGLIEWKQNDQFGESCFIKFNNPDFVKFAESMGLKGYRVQATTDLVPILKEALNQDVPVVIDCPVDYNENSRFSQRSGGLCCPI
- a CDS encoding type I restriction endonuclease subunit R, which encodes MSQTAITKRITTISEAEKQFNLIRSADINFFIEWTEDTINLTDSEKAVLDRIKARYRYHRANGHLAEGLVNLVVLSPLLELAGFYDPPFQMQGEVAVEISTSVATNEVSEEILRGRIDFLVVSRGFWIVVLESKGTEINLDMAIPQTLAYMMGNSDVKQPVFGMVTNGGEFFFIKLNRQGTPQYDISRIFSHLPLQNELYDVLKILKRLGNNITEI
- the xth gene encoding exodeoxyribonuclease III, which produces MKIATWNINSIRTRKDHIVQWLQTNPVDILCLQETKVIDKDFPHSFFEDLGYQIYIYGQKAYNGVAIFSKIPLESVHLGFSGFLNTEKAQEFDEQKRVLTGIVNGIAIVNLYVPNGSSIDSDKYQYKLNWLNCLKDYLKILLTQTKNICICGDFNIALEDIDIHNPKNRETHIMASDAERQALQSILELGFQDAFRKFTTEGGQFSWWDYRQASFRRNSGWRIDTHYLTSSLYEVASNSIIDKIPRTWEQPSDHTPVILTLE
- the rpmF gene encoding 50S ribosomal protein L32; this translates as MAVPKKKMSRSRRDMRKATWKRKARLQAEKALSLGKSVLTGRSTGFYYPPDDAEAGDEE
- a CDS encoding AAA family ATPase; protein product: MKKLNLTNLGQIKKADIEFGDLTLFIGPQATGKSILLQLIKLLLDSGDIVHTIKKNGYDWEGDINNLIELYFGDGMRNIWSKNTEIYSNDKSIDLEQLLNENSRKKEQLFFMPAHRVLTLENGWPRLFRSFNGAPYVVRNFSDHLLLLMQQGLGNKGSPIFPQKGRLKQELRDVLDQSIFHGAQLELNTTGMSKSIQMNMNGNRLSFMSWSAGQREFMPLLLGLYWLMPISKASKKSDIDWVVIEEPEMGLHPQAILSVILMCLELLHRGYRLLISTHSPVLLEAVWAIRFLREQKADPKNLYQLFALKPSALTTKLFEDILNHKTFLTYYFDQKEDGVYVRNISSLDPFDPDPAIANWGGLTSFSSQASDVVSQAVQEKE
- a CDS encoding GDYXXLXY domain-containing protein — protein: MNPYNLNEPQPSVVLNQPPVVKKQISAWKFWTPLLFQLILILAVPSQAFYTQITGKTVVLQTAPVDPYDFFRGYYQTLSYDISNLDTLQGLPGWKQIAKAEKYLPPGSLIYVTLEQPKDATKSQHPPAWKPIKVSAEYPQNLSNNQIALQGKSTGWSIEYGLERYYMPENQREEVNSTITEAQMKDRQSFVVEVKVNAQGKAIPVSLWVRDRNYKF
- a CDS encoding DUF2157 domain-containing protein is translated as MINEKFRHQLRQEAKLWQEEQIIDDSVYQQLATRYQFDHLETAASSRFVMILIGLGSILLGLGVITFVAANWQDWSKVVKVILLLSLFIGVNAAGFYLWKQPSESFQVGRKRRLGEGLLLFGALILGANIALMGQIFHQSGSPYELFLVWGIGVLAMSYSLQLTSLGFLGLLLYAIGYWTGTSNLFSQQEFSILHLVLEHTPLIAGFLLIPLAYWCQSRVLFVMTLLILIPALQISILPLVNSNLSEGFIFAILSIFTPALLWSYDDSLWPTIDSRRFQPTSRTLSIILLAILFFVFSFNGMWQNLYSENSSLIPISNFVLIDFVIFLGILFLQWFQLVKPSAIHPNKWGFDSVTSVIAGFLGLTGLICFWHLQIHPIPELATFLFNVQMFLLAAGLIRIGLAQTQRFAFWGGMILLVSQIMSRTFEYNTELILKAFVFTLCGVGVIIAGLWFERHLLAVAKIQNR
- a CDS encoding ATP-grasp domain-containing protein → MLLFFCDRSLIAFIHLINVPHAIAHRYMLNNIRLLLQACHNLNIAYEILHDHENLVKIKLNKNYYFCNYSTPFVDQSVFKILKDKEYTYSILKEKIKIPKTSGFLSPFCDEKYQEYLKFKTIPEIAQEIKRIFKFSVIVKRNSGSSGHNVFLCKSFEEIETALTTIFNIHDKNYDYIAIAQEYIVIKREYRAIFLNRKLILLYEKDISQAIFTGNLSPLHWEGAQAKYIDNCQIISEIETFCQPIFQELNLDYTGLDIAVDEHGQYWFIEANSHPNYDIFTRDNGSELAIQVFEKMLTFLASKAGNRQ
- a CDS encoding type II toxin-antitoxin system HicA family toxin, which encodes MPTTLHKLNSKQNKTLEAIFKNPVSASIVWTEVERLLQALGGQIQLGGGSRVSVLLNNTVATFHKPHPRKETDKGAVVAVRKFLKNAGIQP